From Leptotrichia wadei, one genomic window encodes:
- the rpsP gene encoding 30S ribosomal protein S16 produces MLKLRLTRLGRKKVPFYRIVAMEALSRRDGKAVAYLGTFNPLVEDDKQVVLKEEEILKYLSNGAQPTETVKSILTKAGVWAKFQETKKK; encoded by the coding sequence ATGTTAAAATTAAGATTGACAAGATTAGGAAGAAAAAAAGTTCCTTTTTATAGAATAGTAGCTATGGAGGCTTTATCTAGAAGAGATGGGAAAGCTGTTGCTTACCTTGGAACTTTTAACCCGCTTGTTGAAGATGACAAACAAGTAGTATTGAAAGAGGAAGAAATCTTGAAATACTTATCAAACGGTGCTCAACCAACTGAAACTGTTAAAAGTATCTTAACAAAAGCAGGAGTTTGGGCTAAATTTCAAGAAACTAAGAAAAAATAG
- a CDS encoding RNA-guided endonuclease InsQ/TnpB family protein, whose translation MKKVKLKYHREIPKDYKIKSVTLTNSNGNYYVSVLTEFEKEIQKMPSYDKVIGLDFSMSELFVSSENQRADYLRYFRMLEEKLKKLQKSLSRKVKFSKNWYKQKAKISKLHEYIKNCRRDFLHKLSKKLSEEYNAVVVENLNMKGMSQALNFGKSIGDNGWGMFLRMLEYKLMFLGKQFLKIDKWFPSSKTCSKCGNIKEELKLSERSYKCECCGIEIDRDYNAALNIKNIGKLMLEY comes from the coding sequence TTGAAAAAAGTCAAATTAAAATATCATAGAGAAATACCGAAGGATTACAAGATAAAGTCAGTAACATTGACAAACAGTAATGGAAATTACTATGTTTCTGTCTTGACGGAATTTGAAAAAGAAATTCAAAAAATGCCAAGTTATGATAAAGTAATTGGACTTGATTTTTCAATGTCTGAATTATTTGTCAGTTCTGAAAACCAAAGGGCTGATTATCTAAGATATTTTAGGATGTTAGAAGAAAAATTAAAGAAATTACAGAAATCATTATCAAGGAAAGTAAAATTTTCTAAAAATTGGTATAAGCAAAAAGCGAAAATATCAAAATTACATGAGTATATTAAAAATTGTCGAAGAGATTTTTTGCATAAATTATCGAAAAAATTGTCTGAAGAATACAATGCTGTGGTTGTTGAGAATTTGAATATGAAAGGGATGAGCCAGGCATTAAATTTTGGGAAAAGTATAGGAGATAATGGATGGGGAATGTTTTTGAGAATGCTTGAGTATAAGTTAATGTTTTTAGGGAAACAATTTTTGAAGATAGATAAGTGGTTTCCGTCATCGAAAACTTGCAGTAAATGCGGAAATATTAAAGAGGAACTGAAATTATCAGAAAGAAGTTATAAATGTGAGTGCTGTGGAATTGAAATTGATAGAGATTACAATGCGGCACTGAATATAAAAAACATTGGGAAATTGATGTTGGAATATTAG